One genomic region from Phragmites australis chromosome 1, lpPhrAust1.1, whole genome shotgun sequence encodes:
- the LOC133885108 gene encoding ras-related protein RIC2-like, whose translation MAPCRPRLVATTTRQFTFLLSAGATAAAGFRSRTMMRRPHLPVVLPTRRAAPLLCSPGCGIRWRWMRPAWEDFSGPTVLCGWDTGAAGDGLTFREEEPGSRGAELAAGGGGGYRVEDDYLFKVVLIGDSGVGKSNLLSRFTKNEFCLESKSTIGVEFATRSLQVDGKVVKAQIWDTAGQERYRAITSAYYQGAVGALLVYDVTRRTTFDNVERWLKELRDHTDPSSVVMLIGNKSDLRHLVAVSTEDGKEFAEAVSLYFMETSALDATNVDSAFSEVLTQIYQIVSRRTVDAAEDGAAAPSKGEKINVKDDVSALKRVGCCSN comes from the exons ATGGCCCCCTGCCGTCCCCGCCTCGTCGCCACAACCACTCGCCAGTTCACCTTCCTCCTCTCCGCGGGAGCAACGGCCGCTGCGGGATTCCGCTCGCGCACAATGATGCGGCGCCCGCATCTCCCCGTAGTTTTGCCGACGCGAAGAGCCGCCCCGCTTCTCTGTTCACCCGGATGCGGTATCCGCTGGAGATGGATGCGGCCGGCCTGGGAGGATTTTTCTGGACCAACAGTTCTTTGCGGCTGGGATACGGGCGCcgctggagatggtcttact TTCCGCGAGGAAGAGCCAGGAAGCAGGGGAGCGGAATTGGCggcgggcggaggcggcgggTACCGTGTGGAGGACGACTACCTGTTCAAGGTGGTGCTCATCGGCGACTCCGGCGTGGGAAAGTCCAACCTGCTGTCGCGGTTCACCAAGAACGAGTTCTGCCTCGAGTCCAAGTCCACCATCGGAGTTGAGTTTGCCACCCGCAGCCTCCAGGTCGACGGCAAGGTCGTCAAGGCCCAGATTTGGGACACCGCCGGCCAGGAGAG GTATCGTGCTATTACCAGTGCCTATTATCAAGGAGCAGTAGGTGCGCTGCTTGTCTATGACGTCACTCGTCGCACTACGTTTGACAATGTGGAGCGCTGGCTCAAAGAGCTGAGAGACCACACTGATCCTAGCAGTGTTGTCATGCTAATTGGCAACAAATCCGATCTCCGACACTTGGTGGCTGTTTCAACTGAAGATGGGAAGGAGTTTGCTGAGGCTGTGTCACTGTACTTCATGGAAACATCTGCATTAGACGCAACCAATGTAGACAGTGCTTTTTCAGAAGTTTTGACTCAGATATACCAAATTGTGAGCAGGAGGACAGTGGATGCAGCGGAGGATGGCGCAGCTGCCCCAAGCAAAGGGGAGAAAATAAACGTGAAGGATGATGTCTCTGCACTGAAGAGAGTTGGCTGTTGCTCAAATTAG
- the LOC133889639 gene encoding transcription repressor OFP1-like → MRWGLRASRQQPREVQHPRREQEQQESRGKSKAVFSSFSPLAWLSKLTAKNSAAAAKPEHATPGAAKSTPQAAAALPSRSHRRGSPSTASQSSTADSSPPATAAGTAPRRDDTEATASDIAPRRRSVGNDDTESEAAAARHMYHRRHYSVGGDRDLPPLGHLVSFSRSASPKPPPTPAPVRTLTPMLPPLPSDTDEEKRPRSRRRRHRRVSGRRSFSGKAPGARVAAAVVRVRSPRPGAAAAVSELERFAVVRRTRDPQREFRASMVEMIASKRMVGRPDELETLLACYLSLNADEHHDCIVKVFRQVWFELNNPARAAAARLAS, encoded by the coding sequence ATGAGGTGGGGGCTTAGAGCTAGTAGGCAACAGCCAAGAGAAGTCCAGCACCCGCGACGAGAGCAGGAGCAGCAAGAGAGCAGGGGGAAGAGCAAGGCGGTCTTCTCGTCCTTCTCGCCGCTCGCGTGGCTCTCGAAGCTCACTGCCAAGAACAGTGCGGCGGCTGCTAAGCCCGAGCACGCCACGCCCGGGGCGGCCAAGAGTACTCCTCAGGCCGCCGCAGCCTTGCCTTCCCGCTCCCACAGGCGCGGGAGCCCGAGCACCGCGTCGCAGAGCAGCACGGCCGATTCCTCACCCCCTGCCACGGCAGCTGGCACCGCCCCGCGCCGCGACGACACCGAGGCCACGGCATCTGACAtagcgccgcgccgccgctccGTGGGCAACGACGACACCGAGTccgaggccgcggcggcgcggcaTATGTACCACCGTCGCCATTACTCGGTCGGTGGAGACCGGGACCTCCCGCCGCTCGGCCACCTCGTCTCATTCTCCCGCTCTGCTTCCCCGAAGCCGCCACCTACACCGGCGCCGGTGCGGACGCTGACACCGatgctgccgccgctgccgtccgACACGGACGAGGAGAAGCGGCCGCGGAGCCGCCGACGCCGGCACCGCCGCGTCAGCGGGCGGAGATCGTTCTCCGGGAAGGCTCCGGGCGCGCGCGTGGCTGCGGCGGTAGTGCGCGTGCGGTCCCCTCGGCctggcgccgcggcggcggtgtcGGAGCTGGAGCGGTTCGCGGTGGTGCGGCGGACGAGGGACCCGCAGCGTGAGTTCCGGGCGTCGATGGTAGAGATGATCGCGAGCAAGCGCATGGTGGGGCGGCCGGATGAGCTGGAGACGCTGCTGGCGTGCTACCTCTCGCTCAACGCCGACGAGCACCACGACTGCATCGTCAAGGTCTTCCGCCAGGTCTGGTTCGAGCTTAACAACCCCGCccgggccgccgccgcgcggctAGCTAGCTGA
- the LOC133920714 gene encoding probable WRKY transcription factor 65, with the protein MSSVEDGYCSSDSPRADSVDEPQAAADAELPRAGAGQNKRERDLPASPSSPLPAAKRSRRSVEKRVVSVPIAECGDRAKGASGEGPPPADSWAWRKYGQKPIKGSPYPRGYYRCSSSKGCPARKQVERSRADPTVLLVTYTFEHNHSSPLPKSSSCHQSKPSLRPPAPKPEPEAEQPELAPEHVTAGPEEPEQELEQKVVVSPPEPAAVTTVALAAEEEESFDFGWFDQYPTWHRSALYAPALDAAPLLLPEEWERELQGEDALFAGLGELPECAVVFGRRRDYGLAAASAPCS; encoded by the exons ATGTCGTCGGTCGAGGACGGGTACTGCAGCTCAGACTCGCCGCGGGCGGACTCCGTCGACGAGCCGCAGGCCGCGGCGGACGCGGAGTTGCCTCGCGCCGGGGCCGGCCAGAATAAGCGCGAGCGCGACCTCCCTGCCTCGCCGTCGTCCCCGCTGCCGGCAGCTAAGCGCAG CCGGAGATCGGTGGAGAAGCGGGTGGTGTCGGTGCCGATCGCCGAATGCGGCGACCGGGCCAAGGGGgccagcggggagggcccaccgccGGCGGACTCGTGGGCGTGGCGCAAGTATGGGCAGAAGCCCATCAAGGGCTCCCCCTACCCTCG GGGGTACTACCGGTGCAGCAGCTCCAAGGGGTGCCCGGCGAGGAAGCAGGTGGAGCGCAGCCGTGCGGACCCCACCGTGCTGCTCGTCACCTACACCTTCGAGCACAACCACTCGTCGCCGCTGCCCAAGAGCAGCAGCTGCCATCAGAGCAAGCCATCCCTCCGGCCACCGGCGCCGAAGCCTgagccggaggccgagcagcccGAGCTTGCTCCCGAGCATGTGACGGCCGGGCCGGAAGAGCCGGAGCAGGAGCTGGAACAGAAGGTTGTTGTAAGTCCGCCCGAGCCCGCAGCGGTCACAACAGTGGCTCTGGCggccgaagaggaggagagcTTCGACTTCGGGTGGTTCGACCAGTACCCGACGTGGCACCGGTCGGCACTGTACGCACCGGCGCTCGACGCGGCGCCGCTGCTGCTCCCGGAGGAGTGGGAGCGCGAGCTCCAGGGGGAGGACGCGCTGTTCGCGGGGCTCGGCGAGCTGCCCGAGTGCGCCGTCGTGTTCGGCCGCCGGCGCGACTACGGTCTGGCAGCGGCCTCCGCGCCGTGCTCCTGA